One stretch of Aquimarina sp. Aq107 DNA includes these proteins:
- a CDS encoding fatty acid desaturase produces MKSKHIYNPSHKELFLFIQKEIDRKLNFCPNRFKKRIVFKGFVYIILTIMAYISLYIISDPFLLIATYVLFGLIALLFAFNFAHDFSHNTIFKSKKLNHSCFVFLYTMVGAHAEAWKDRHVHSHHHAPNVEGYDTDLEITDLIRVVPGSSLRWFHKYQHWYAPILYTTYSLFWIFIKDFKIFFRKTITGKRRTQRYKISFWCQKLFYVSYLIVLPLFLTNQEWYVILLGFMMMHLIQSLFLLFTFFMTHHIKGVMYPKTDNFGFIKTSWLMNQIKSSNDFYPFSKIANFIFGGFNNHIAHHLFPHIHHVYYPELNKVLYNNLIKNNIIPNQTTYLGGVKSHLSHLKYLGSL; encoded by the coding sequence ATGAAATCTAAACATATATATAACCCGTCTCACAAAGAATTATTTCTTTTCATTCAGAAGGAGATTGATAGAAAATTAAATTTCTGCCCGAATCGATTTAAAAAAAGGATCGTTTTTAAAGGTTTTGTTTATATAATTCTAACTATTATGGCATATATAAGTCTTTATATTATAAGTGATCCATTTTTATTAATAGCGACTTACGTGTTATTTGGTTTAATTGCATTGTTATTCGCTTTTAATTTTGCTCATGATTTTTCTCACAATACAATTTTTAAAAGTAAAAAACTAAATCATAGTTGTTTTGTATTCCTTTATACAATGGTTGGTGCTCATGCAGAAGCTTGGAAAGATAGACATGTGCATTCGCATCATCACGCGCCAAATGTAGAAGGGTATGATACAGATTTGGAAATAACTGATCTTATTAGGGTGGTTCCCGGAAGTTCTTTGCGATGGTTTCATAAATATCAGCATTGGTATGCTCCAATCTTATATACTACTTATTCATTGTTCTGGATATTTATAAAAGATTTTAAAATATTTTTTAGAAAAACTATCACGGGAAAGAGAAGAACTCAACGTTATAAAATTTCTTTTTGGTGTCAAAAACTTTTTTATGTATCGTACTTAATTGTGCTACCATTATTTTTGACTAATCAAGAATGGTATGTGATTCTTTTGGGATTTATGATGATGCATTTGATACAGTCTTTATTTTTATTATTTACTTTTTTTATGACACATCATATTAAAGGAGTGATGTATCCTAAAACGGATAACTTTGGTTTTATAAAAACTTCGTGGTTAATGAATCAGATAAAAAGCTCTAATGACTTTTATCCTTTTAGTAAAATAGCGAATTTCATATTTGGAGGATTTAATAATCATATTGCACACCATCTATTTCCTCATATTCACCATGTTTATTATCCGGAACTAAATAAGGTTTTATATAATAATTTGATTAAAAATAATATTATTCCTAATCAGACAACATATTTGGGAGGTGTAAAATCCCATCTGTCTCATTTAAAGTATTTAGGAAGTTTATAG
- a CDS encoding acyl-CoA desaturase: MKKIKFSRDEGSDFYKELNERIRNYFENNQIDKTGNRKMVFKIAMYFSLVFLFYFLMLISSDLVAFFVFYIGLGISVLLNAFNVSHDAAHGVAVKSKFWNKLLFQLSFNLQGNNAYVWGKNHNESHHLYTNIEGSDIDVLNNPLVRMTTEQSLQWYHRFQYLYVPFLYLFYSLNWFLFREFLMIFNRSSRTIKIMIPTWEIVKLVFFKIAYITYMIIIPGIVLPFAWKYILVAFLLNHFLVSILFTGVLGVSHLSDYVVHPQPDSEGKISMSWPKLQMCTSVDYNVNSNFLNWTLGGFNAHALHHLLPNICHIHYIKLLPIFREVAKKYGIIYMEMSYSQALRSHFRFLKKMGTQLEFKTMSYEI; encoded by the coding sequence ATGAAAAAAATAAAGTTTTCTAGAGATGAGGGTTCTGATTTTTATAAGGAACTCAATGAACGAATTAGAAATTATTTTGAAAATAATCAGATTGATAAAACAGGAAATAGAAAGATGGTTTTTAAAATAGCGATGTATTTTTCGCTAGTATTTTTGTTTTATTTTTTGATGCTCATTTCATCTGATTTAGTGGCATTCTTTGTGTTTTACATTGGTTTAGGAATATCAGTGTTATTAAATGCATTTAATGTCTCTCATGATGCTGCGCACGGAGTAGCTGTAAAAAGTAAATTCTGGAATAAACTTCTATTTCAATTAAGCTTTAATCTGCAGGGGAACAATGCATATGTATGGGGTAAAAACCACAATGAGTCTCATCATTTGTATACTAATATAGAAGGAAGCGACATTGATGTACTCAATAATCCTTTGGTACGAATGACAACAGAACAAAGTTTACAATGGTATCACAGGTTTCAGTATTTATATGTTCCTTTTTTGTATCTGTTTTATTCTTTGAATTGGTTTTTGTTTAGAGAATTCTTAATGATTTTTAATAGATCGAGTAGAACAATAAAGATTATGATTCCTACTTGGGAGATTGTCAAGCTTGTATTTTTTAAGATTGCTTATATCACTTATATGATAATCATTCCGGGGATTGTATTACCGTTTGCTTGGAAGTATATTTTAGTAGCTTTTTTATTAAATCATTTCTTAGTATCTATACTATTTACCGGAGTATTAGGAGTATCGCATTTGTCGGATTATGTAGTACATCCTCAACCCGATTCGGAAGGGAAAATTTCTATGAGTTGGCCCAAGTTGCAGATGTGTACTTCTGTTGATTATAATGTAAATAGTAATTTTTTAAATTGGACGTTAGGTGGTTTTAATGCACATGCATTACATCATCTATTGCCTAATATATGTCACATACATTACATAAAATTACTGCCAATATTTAGAGAGGTTGCAAAGAAGTATGGTATCATATATATGGAAATGTCATATAGTCAAGCATTACGCTCACATTTTAGATTTCTGAAGAAAATGGGAACACAATTAGAATTTAAAACCATGTCTTATGAAATCTAA
- a CDS encoding BLUF domain-containing protein translates to MLHTISYVSTSKKLSDFQINELLYISKLKNDELNITGILMHSDQNFFQIIEGEKPIILNLYRKIEEDLRHFNLIKIFDRPIHTPSFKSFQSSYTTVRGKKDYLELQQFLEQEKAHNRKSFKSISYLTNKFLGLP, encoded by the coding sequence ATGTTACATACAATATCTTATGTAAGTACTTCTAAAAAGCTTTCTGATTTTCAAATCAATGAACTGTTATATATTTCAAAACTAAAAAATGATGAGCTAAATATTACTGGAATTTTGATGCATTCTGATCAAAATTTCTTTCAAATCATAGAAGGTGAAAAGCCAATCATATTAAACCTATATCGAAAAATCGAAGAAGATTTAAGACATTTCAATCTCATTAAAATATTTGACAGACCAATTCATACTCCATCTTTTAAAAGTTTTCAGAGTAGCTATACCACTGTTCGCGGAAAAAAAGATTATTTAGAACTACAACAGTTCCTAGAGCAAGAAAAAGCACATAACCGAAAAAGTTTTAAAAGTATTTCATATTTGACTAATAAATTTTTGGGACTTCCCTAA
- a CDS encoding BLUF domain-containing protein — MKPFYIIQVLFDIKNSIFKKDSYQMWQTISYVSTVDPSLSDDDMEKLFDFVKLKNNNLKITGILMYSDGNFLQVLEGKKDLIDSLFLKIKQDARHYNIIKIFDRAIVNPCFSRYHSNFTVVGESYDHSELQAFLREEKSFNPDNYKSISYLANKFMKLS, encoded by the coding sequence TTGAAACCATTTTATATTATCCAAGTACTTTTTGATATAAAAAACAGTATATTTAAGAAAGATTCATATCAAATGTGGCAAACTATTAGTTATGTAAGTACCGTAGATCCTTCACTAAGCGACGATGATATGGAAAAATTATTTGACTTCGTTAAATTAAAAAATAATAACCTTAAAATTACTGGGATTTTAATGTACTCAGATGGTAATTTTCTACAGGTTCTAGAAGGAAAAAAAGATTTAATCGATTCCTTATTTCTAAAAATAAAACAAGATGCTAGGCATTATAATATTATCAAAATCTTTGATAGAGCCATAGTAAACCCTTGTTTTTCTAGATATCATTCTAATTTTACAGTTGTTGGAGAATCTTATGATCATAGTGAACTTCAAGCTTTTCTTAGAGAAGAAAAATCATTTAATCCAGACAATTACAAAAGTATCTCATATCTAGCTAATAAATTCATGAAATTATCATAA
- a CDS encoding YpdA family putative bacillithiol disulfide reductase — protein sequence MKHYDLIVIGGGPIGIACGLEAKKNGLDYLIIEKGPIVNSLFNYPINMQFFSSSEKLEIDGIPFISNEAKPKRNEALEYYRRIVTSNDINIHLFEKVNTIKKEDTTFFIDTEKQNYVANKVIVATGFYDIPNTINVPGEDLSKVSHYYKDPHFFAKQKLVVVGASNSAVDAALECYRKGADVTMIVRSPEIGNRVKYWVKPDIENRISEGSINVFFNSTVNKILPLHIIINTPDGEVSIENDYVLALTGYTPNFDFLQKIGIQLSDDEKKYPNYNDQTMESNISGLYLAGVICGGMDTHVWFIENSRIHAKTIIKHIISKRSSVL from the coding sequence ATGAAACATTATGATCTTATAGTAATTGGTGGTGGTCCAATAGGTATCGCCTGTGGACTAGAAGCGAAAAAAAACGGGTTAGATTATCTTATTATTGAGAAAGGACCAATAGTGAATTCTCTTTTTAACTACCCAATTAATATGCAGTTTTTTTCTTCTTCAGAAAAACTAGAGATCGATGGAATTCCTTTCATAAGTAATGAAGCTAAACCTAAAAGAAATGAGGCTTTAGAATATTATCGAAGAATTGTTACTTCTAATGATATAAATATTCATCTTTTTGAAAAAGTAAATACCATAAAAAAAGAGGATACTACTTTTTTTATAGACACAGAAAAACAAAATTACGTAGCGAATAAAGTTATTGTTGCAACTGGTTTTTATGATATTCCTAATACAATAAATGTTCCCGGAGAAGATCTATCAAAAGTGTCTCACTACTATAAGGACCCCCATTTTTTTGCAAAACAAAAATTAGTCGTTGTTGGCGCTAGTAATTCTGCTGTAGACGCCGCTTTAGAGTGTTATCGAAAAGGTGCTGATGTAACCATGATTGTAAGATCACCAGAAATCGGAAATAGAGTAAAATACTGGGTAAAACCTGATATTGAAAATAGGATTTCAGAAGGAAGCATTAATGTTTTCTTTAATAGTACGGTAAACAAAATATTACCTCTACATATCATTATAAATACGCCAGATGGAGAAGTTAGTATCGAAAATGATTATGTCTTAGCGTTAACTGGATATACTCCAAATTTTGATTTTCTACAGAAAATTGGAATTCAACTCTCCGATGATGAGAAAAAATATCCTAACTATAATGACCAAACTATGGAATCAAACATCAGTGGATTATATTTAGCTGGTGTTATCTGTGGAGGAATGGATACTCATGTTTGGTTCATAGAAAACTCCAGAATACATGCAAAAACTATTATAAAACATATAATATCCAAACGCTCAAGTGTTTTATAA
- a CDS encoding BLUF domain-containing protein: MWQTISYVSTANRLLTNADINELLDFVKVKNNSLNITGILMYSDGNFFQILEGEKTIIKELFKKILLDSMHYDVIKIFDHEMEKPSFSAYNSSFSTINRRSEHSELQQFLEKEKSNNPETFKSISYLTNKFMQLS, from the coding sequence ATGTGGCAAACCATTAGTTATGTAAGTACAGCAAATCGATTATTAACTAACGCTGATATTAATGAACTACTAGATTTTGTTAAGGTTAAAAATAATAGCCTAAACATAACCGGTATTTTAATGTACTCTGATGGTAACTTTTTTCAAATCCTTGAAGGTGAAAAAACTATTATAAAAGAATTATTCAAAAAAATACTTCTTGATTCTATGCATTATGATGTAATCAAGATATTTGATCATGAAATGGAGAAACCGTCATTTTCCGCATATAATTCCAGTTTTTCTACAATTAATAGAAGATCTGAACATTCGGAATTACAGCAATTTTTAGAAAAAGAAAAATCTAATAATCCCGAAACATTCAAAAGTATATCTTATTTAACAAACAAATTTATGCAGCTTTCTTAA
- a CDS encoding Bax inhibitor-1 family protein: MEEFQQVAPVVSSLTDEKRVTFYKKTYTHLAMAVLLFVIVEWVFFQIEPLVNFAFSMTQGWRWMIMLGGFMLATNYAEKMAHKTHDINKQYLGLLLYVVAEAFIFIPLIGIAMMIAESGGANILNQAAILTLALFTGLSGVVLLTKKDFSFLKSMLTIGFFIALGLIIAGLLFGFNLGLWFSVGMVVLASGSILYQTSNMVHKYSEDQYVGASLGLFASLMLLFWYILSILSND; this comes from the coding sequence ATGGAAGAGTTTCAGCAAGTAGCGCCTGTAGTAAGTTCACTTACTGATGAAAAAAGAGTTACTTTTTATAAAAAGACATATACGCATCTAGCAATGGCAGTATTGTTATTTGTGATTGTAGAATGGGTGTTTTTTCAGATTGAGCCTTTGGTAAATTTTGCATTTTCAATGACTCAAGGATGGAGATGGATGATTATGTTAGGAGGTTTTATGTTAGCAACCAATTATGCAGAGAAAATGGCCCATAAAACTCATGATATTAATAAACAGTATTTAGGACTGCTTCTTTATGTAGTAGCTGAAGCTTTTATTTTTATCCCTTTAATAGGAATTGCAATGATGATTGCAGAGAGTGGTGGAGCTAATATATTAAATCAAGCTGCGATATTAACATTAGCATTGTTTACAGGGCTATCTGGAGTGGTATTGTTAACTAAAAAAGATTTTTCTTTCTTAAAATCTATGTTGACAATTGGTTTCTTTATAGCATTGGGTTTGATTATCGCTGGATTATTGTTTGGATTTAATCTTGGATTATGGTTTAGTGTAGGAATGGTAGTATTGGCATCTGGTTCTATTTTGTATCAGACTTCTAATATGGTACATAAATACTCAGAAGACCAGTATGTTGGTGCTTCTCTAGGGTTATTTGCTTCTTTAATGCTATTATTTTGGTATATTTTAAGCATCCTATCAAACGATTAA
- the rpe gene encoding ribulose-phosphate 3-epimerase codes for MSSKLIAPSVLAADFANLQRDVEMINNSDADWFHIDIMDGVFVPNISFGMPVLRDIVKHATKTIDVHLMIVDPDRYIKTFADLGSNILTVHYEACTHLHRTLQAIKAEGMKAGVAINPHTNVSLLEDTIKDIDLVCIMSVNPGFGGQSFIENTYKKVKQLKEIIDRNNSQTMIEIDGGVTNKNAKQLIEAGADVLVAGSYVFKSDDPIQTITGLKELIA; via the coding sequence ATGTCTTCAAAACTAATTGCCCCTTCAGTACTAGCTGCCGATTTCGCTAACTTACAACGTGATGTAGAAATGATCAATAACAGTGATGCGGATTGGTTTCATATCGATATCATGGATGGAGTTTTTGTACCTAACATCTCTTTTGGGATGCCCGTATTAAGAGATATCGTAAAACACGCAACAAAAACTATTGATGTACATTTAATGATTGTTGATCCAGACAGATATATAAAAACTTTTGCTGATTTAGGAAGTAATATACTTACTGTTCACTACGAAGCTTGTACGCATCTCCATAGAACATTACAAGCTATAAAAGCAGAAGGTATGAAAGCAGGTGTTGCTATAAATCCGCATACGAATGTAAGCCTACTAGAAGATACAATTAAGGATATTGATTTAGTATGTATTATGAGTGTAAATCCAGGTTTTGGAGGACAATCATTTATAGAAAATACTTACAAAAAAGTAAAACAACTTAAAGAAATCATTGATCGCAATAATTCGCAAACAATGATCGAAATAGATGGAGGAGTTACTAACAAAAATGCTAAACAGCTTATAGAAGCTGGTGCCGATGTTCTTGTAGCTGGAAGTTATGTATTTAAAAGTGATGATCCAATCCAGACCATTACAGGATTGAAAGAGTTGATTGCCTAA
- a CDS encoding heavy-metal-associated domain-containing protein — protein MKTTVEIQNLKCSGCESTIARKLHTLKGIRDVLVNTNNCTVSFNYDTSDGIETVEKELTRLGYPLVNDQNNLQRKVKSYVSCALGRIQND, from the coding sequence ATGAAAACAACAGTAGAGATACAGAATTTAAAGTGTAGTGGATGCGAAAGTACAATTGCAAGAAAGCTTCACACACTTAAGGGAATAAGAGATGTATTAGTAAATACTAATAATTGTACAGTTTCATTTAATTATGATACTAGTGATGGTATAGAAACTGTAGAGAAAGAGCTAACTAGACTTGGATATCCATTGGTTAATGATCAAAATAATTTGCAAAGGAAAGTTAAGTCCTATGTAAGTTGTGCTCTCGGGAGAATCCAGAATGATTAA
- a CDS encoding RNA polymerase sigma factor RpoD/SigA, which produces MRQLKITKQVTNRETASLDKYLQEIGKVDLITADEEVELAQRIKAGDERALEKLTKANLRFVVSVAKQYQNQGLTLPDLINEGNLGLIKAAKRFDETRGFKFISYAVWWIRQSILQALAEQSRIVRLPLNKIGSINKINKTYAFLEQSHERPPSAEEIAKELDMTINDVKESMKNSGRHVSMDAPLVEGEDSNLYDVLNSGESPNPDRSLLHESLRTEIERALETLTPREADVIRLYFGLGDQHPMTLEEIGETFDLTRERVRQIKEKAIRRLKHTSRSKILKTYLG; this is translated from the coding sequence ATGAGACAACTTAAGATTACGAAGCAGGTAACGAATCGTGAGACTGCATCGCTGGACAAGTATTTGCAAGAAATAGGAAAAGTAGATCTTATTACTGCTGATGAAGAGGTGGAATTAGCTCAGCGAATAAAAGCTGGAGATGAAAGAGCCCTTGAAAAATTAACTAAAGCGAATTTACGATTTGTTGTATCTGTTGCAAAGCAATACCAAAATCAAGGACTTACTTTACCTGATTTAATAAATGAAGGTAATTTAGGATTAATCAAAGCTGCTAAACGTTTTGATGAAACAAGAGGTTTTAAGTTCATTTCGTATGCAGTATGGTGGATTCGTCAATCTATCTTACAAGCTTTAGCAGAACAGTCTCGTATCGTTCGTTTACCATTGAACAAGATTGGTTCTATTAATAAAATTAATAAAACATATGCTTTTCTAGAGCAATCTCACGAACGTCCGCCAAGTGCTGAAGAGATTGCAAAAGAACTAGATATGACTATTAATGACGTAAAAGAGTCTATGAAAAACTCTGGTCGTCACGTAAGTATGGATGCTCCTTTAGTAGAAGGTGAAGATTCTAATCTTTATGATGTATTAAATTCTGGAGAATCTCCAAATCCTGATAGATCATTATTGCACGAATCACTTCGTACGGAGATTGAAAGAGCTCTAGAAACACTTACTCCTAGAGAAGCTGATGTAATCCGTTTATATTTCGGTCTTGGAGATCAACATCCTATGACATTAGAAGAAATTGGAGAAACTTTTGACCTAACACGTGAGCGTGTTCGTCAAATTAAAGAAAAAGCTATTCGTAGATTAAAACATACATCTCGTAGTAAAATATTAAAAACTTATTTAGGATAA
- a CDS encoding zinc-dependent peptidase, with the protein MNLNLLYIIFLQEVPQPGIPKFLGVILTIGIVSICIYYVSRYLETVYAKVHKKPFFVHFYLTHKKVPTRLVSFLATNTLYNQLDKRRKKYFEHRVAHFLETTKFVGREGLIIDDDKRMQIAMMVIQLTFGMRNYLLEYVETIILYPSSYYSILNKTENNGEFNPRSKALVLSWEHFNLGNLHQEDGVNLGIHEITHAIHYCSLKSNNISSEIFHDTFLELEKHLSSLELRNKIIESKILREYAFTDKFEFIAVLVEVFMESPEKLKKQFPDIYTYVSRMLNFNYFKV; encoded by the coding sequence TTGAACCTTAATTTACTATATATAATATTTCTTCAGGAGGTGCCGCAACCAGGAATTCCAAAATTTCTTGGTGTTATTCTTACTATTGGGATTGTTTCTATATGTATATATTATGTATCCCGATATTTAGAAACGGTATATGCAAAGGTGCATAAGAAGCCTTTCTTTGTGCATTTTTATTTAACTCATAAAAAAGTACCTACTAGGTTAGTTTCTTTTTTAGCGACTAACACATTGTATAATCAATTAGATAAGCGAAGAAAGAAGTATTTTGAACATCGTGTTGCACATTTTTTAGAAACGACCAAGTTTGTTGGACGAGAGGGACTTATAATTGATGATGATAAACGTATGCAGATTGCCATGATGGTCATCCAATTGACTTTTGGTATGCGTAATTATTTGTTAGAATATGTTGAAACAATTATTTTATATCCATCGAGTTATTATTCTATTCTTAATAAAACGGAGAACAACGGAGAGTTTAATCCAAGATCAAAAGCGCTAGTGTTGTCTTGGGAACATTTTAATTTAGGAAACTTACATCAAGAAGATGGAGTAAATCTAGGAATACACGAAATTACTCATGCAATCCATTATTGTTCATTAAAAAGTAATAATATTAGCTCCGAGATATTTCACGATACTTTTTTGGAGTTAGAAAAACATTTATCGTCTTTAGAATTACGCAATAAAATTATTGAATCTAAAATATTAAGAGAATACGCATTTACCGATAAGTTCGAATTTATAGCTGTATTAGTGGAAGTTTTTATGGAATCTCCGGAAAAACTTAAAAAGCAATTTCCAGATATTTATACCTACGTGAGCCGCATGCTAAATTTTAATTATTTTAAAGTTTAA
- a CDS encoding RNA polymerase sigma factor → MDNRELINKCKKNNREAQSKLFYAYRDKLFSLCLKYCKNYEEAEDILHDSFLIIFKKINQYNFKGSFEGWMKRITINKAIDHYKNDFNKNVPLKEELTSNINIDTQTFNFSIDELLAFIHELPSQYRLVFSLYELDNYSHKEVAKMLKISEGTSKSNLHRAKILLKTKILAQNDYQKKMAVSNG, encoded by the coding sequence TTGGATAATAGAGAACTGATTAACAAGTGTAAGAAAAACAATAGAGAAGCACAAAGTAAATTATTTTATGCCTACCGGGATAAATTATTTTCATTGTGCTTAAAGTATTGCAAGAATTATGAGGAAGCAGAGGACATTTTACACGATTCTTTTCTTATTATTTTTAAGAAAATAAATCAATATAATTTTAAAGGTTCTTTTGAAGGATGGATGAAGAGAATCACCATTAATAAGGCAATAGATCACTACAAAAACGATTTTAATAAAAATGTACCTCTAAAAGAAGAACTAACTTCTAATATTAACATAGACACACAAACATTTAATTTTTCTATAGACGAATTATTAGCATTTATTCATGAGTTACCTAGTCAATATAGATTAGTTTTTAGTTTATATGAACTAGATAATTATTCTCATAAAGAAGTGGCAAAAATGCTTAAAATTTCTGAAGGAACATCTAAATCCAATTTACATAGGGCAAAAATATTATTAAAGACAAAGATTCTTGCGCAGAATGATTATCAAAAAAAAATGGCAGTAAGTAATGGATAA
- a CDS encoding rhodanese-like domain-containing protein → MRIEQMYTGCLSQGAYYIESNGEAAIIDPIREVNPYIEKSKEDNATIKYIFETHFHADFVSGHLTLSKESGAPIVYGPQASTSFDAIIAEDGQEFKIGNITIVALHTPGHTLESTTYLLKDEEGKDHAIFSGDTLFLGDVGRPDLAQKAANMTQEQLAEMLYDSLRTKIMPLSDDVIVYPAHGAGSACGKNMSKETIGTLGVQKETNYALRPDMTKAEFVKEVTDGLLPPPSYFPLNVKMNKEGYDDINEVLERGTRALDPEAFEIIANETGAIILDVRHQDEYVKGHIPRSIFIGLDGGFAPWVGALIGDVKQPILLITPKGREEETVTRLSRVGFDNTLGFLKGGFEAWQEESREIDTLDSIPADTFKNLLTGTTPVFDVRKQNEFSAAHIEGAYNTPLDLINNHFNEFPRDTTFYIHCAGGYRSVIAASILKSRGIHNLVDVAGGFKSIKEAGIQTTV, encoded by the coding sequence ATGAGAATTGAACAAATGTATACAGGTTGCCTTTCGCAAGGAGCATATTATATAGAGAGTAATGGCGAAGCTGCAATTATTGATCCTATCAGAGAAGTGAATCCTTATATTGAGAAATCCAAGGAAGATAATGCAACCATAAAGTATATTTTTGAAACTCATTTTCATGCAGATTTCGTCAGTGGTCATCTTACGCTTTCCAAAGAATCTGGAGCTCCGATTGTGTATGGCCCGCAAGCTTCTACTTCATTCGATGCAATTATAGCAGAAGATGGTCAGGAGTTTAAAATTGGAAATATCACTATTGTAGCATTGCACACACCAGGACATACTTTAGAAAGTACGACATATTTGCTAAAAGATGAAGAAGGAAAGGATCATGCCATTTTTAGTGGCGACACGCTATTTCTTGGTGATGTGGGAAGACCTGATCTTGCACAGAAAGCTGCAAACATGACTCAAGAACAATTAGCAGAGATGTTATATGATAGTTTGCGAACTAAGATTATGCCATTATCTGATGATGTTATTGTATATCCAGCTCATGGAGCCGGATCAGCTTGTGGAAAGAATATGAGTAAAGAAACCATAGGAACTCTAGGTGTTCAGAAAGAAACGAATTATGCGCTGAGGCCTGATATGACTAAAGCAGAATTTGTAAAAGAAGTAACAGATGGTTTACTTCCTCCGCCTTCTTATTTTCCATTAAATGTTAAAATGAATAAAGAAGGATATGATGATATTAACGAAGTTTTAGAGCGTGGTACGCGAGCTCTAGATCCAGAGGCTTTTGAAATAATCGCTAATGAAACAGGTGCAATTATTCTAGATGTACGTCATCAAGATGAATATGTTAAGGGACATATCCCAAGATCTATTTTTATTGGTTTAGATGGAGGTTTTGCACCTTGGGTTGGAGCATTAATTGGAGATGTAAAGCAACCTATATTATTGATAACACCTAAAGGAAGAGAAGAGGAAACAGTTACCAGACTTTCCAGAGTAGGTTTTGATAATACTTTAGGGTTTTTAAAAGGAGGTTTTGAAGCTTGGCAAGAAGAAAGTAGAGAAATAGATACTTTAGATTCTATCCCTGCGGATACTTTTAAAAATCTACTAACAGGTACTACTCCTGTTTTTGATGTTAGAAAACAGAATGAATTTTCTGCTGCTCATATAGAAGGAGCTTATAATACTCCGCTTGATTTGATAAATAATCATTTTAACGAATTTCCAAGAGATACAACTTTTTATATTCATTGTGCTGGAGGATATCGTTCTGTAATAGCTGCTTCTATTTTAAAAAGTAGAGGAATACACAATTTGGTGGATGTTGCTGGCGGTTTTAAATCAATTAAGGAAGCAGGAATACAAACTACCGTATAG
- a CDS encoding LA_2272 family surface repeat-containing protein: MKNSIVITFVLLISLSSFSQQRKKHIGAWTYHSNNADIMGLSLGIAPKDMLGDTTLTRTYGMKLEAPGLGIFYPIAPKSYLSGGPDNDNLLEKVYGINFSGGSLGEIAVHGISGAFIGQYLQVMNGIAIGGIANSIEEQNGISIALLGNEVYHGLGASIALSGNYAYSYLGLQVGAFNDIERFGRGMQLGIFNTSNDYKGIQIGLSNHDTTTHSKYEGIQIGILNKADNFRGIQIGLWNKNERRSLPFINWQFSRKKVKTKTS, from the coding sequence ATGAAAAATAGCATTGTAATAACATTTGTATTATTGATTTCTCTGTCTTCTTTTAGTCAGCAACGTAAGAAACATATTGGAGCATGGACTTATCATTCTAATAATGCCGATATAATGGGGCTTTCACTTGGGATTGCTCCAAAAGACATGTTAGGAGATACTACCTTAACAAGAACATATGGTATGAAATTAGAAGCACCTGGTTTAGGAATTTTTTATCCAATTGCTCCGAAATCATATCTTTCTGGAGGACCTGATAATGATAATCTTTTAGAAAAAGTATATGGAATTAATTTTTCTGGAGGTAGTCTGGGAGAAATTGCCGTTCATGGGATATCTGGTGCTTTTATAGGGCAATATTTACAGGTTATGAATGGAATAGCAATTGGTGGAATTGCAAATTCTATAGAAGAACAAAATGGGATATCAATTGCCTTATTAGGGAATGAAGTTTATCATGGATTGGGAGCATCGATAGCTTTATCAGGTAATTATGCTTATAGTTATTTAGGTCTTCAAGTAGGAGCGTTTAATGATATTGAGCGTTTTGGTAGAGGAATGCAACTAGGTATATTTAATACTTCTAATGATTATAAGGGAATCCAGATTGGTTTGTCTAATCATGATACTACTACTCATTCTAAATATGAAGGAATCCAAATCGGAATTCTAAATAAAGCAGATAATTTTAGAGGAATTCAAATAGGATTGTGGAACAAAAATGAAAGACGTTCTCTACCTTTTATTAACTGGCAATTTTCTAGGAAAAAAGTGAAAACAAAAACATCTTAA